The proteins below are encoded in one region of Streptomyces roseirectus:
- a CDS encoding ATP-binding protein, which translates to MQAAVTVTPARLPELLLGLATVRPVFVWGAPGIGKSSLVREFADSLGLECVSLLGTQLAPEDLIGVPQIRDGRSVFCPPETIARDEPYCLFLDELNAATPDVQKAFYSLILDRRIGNYELPEGSIVIGAGNRATDNALARPIASALVNRLAHIHLEASPKDWLAWAAGAGIHPWIVDHLTDRPDHLWSKPPKTEEPFSTPRSWHMLSDALHSFGQGLDEETLKILAHGTLTPTHATAFCGYVKIVRSRFGIEAVLRGDARWPHRVEDRDLLYYLAESFRERLVKELPASKEHVSANGRQTAYRAKALLVQLAEISVEIAQEVIASDADGNPVLPSWFLVEAARDMPRLVEARK; encoded by the coding sequence GTGCAGGCAGCCGTCACCGTCACCCCCGCCCGCCTCCCGGAACTCCTCCTCGGCCTCGCCACCGTGCGGCCGGTGTTCGTGTGGGGCGCGCCAGGGATCGGAAAGTCCTCCCTGGTGAGGGAGTTCGCCGACTCGCTGGGCCTGGAGTGTGTGAGTCTGCTCGGGACGCAGCTCGCGCCGGAGGACCTGATCGGGGTGCCGCAGATCAGGGACGGCCGTTCGGTGTTCTGCCCGCCGGAGACGATCGCGCGCGACGAGCCGTACTGCCTGTTCCTGGACGAGCTGAACGCGGCCACGCCCGACGTGCAGAAGGCGTTCTACTCGCTGATCCTGGACCGCCGCATCGGCAACTACGAACTCCCCGAGGGCTCGATCGTCATCGGCGCCGGCAACCGCGCCACCGACAACGCGCTCGCCCGCCCGATCGCGTCCGCGCTGGTCAACCGGCTCGCGCACATCCACCTGGAGGCGTCCCCGAAGGACTGGCTGGCGTGGGCGGCGGGCGCCGGCATCCACCCGTGGATCGTCGACCACCTCACCGACCGCCCCGACCACCTGTGGTCGAAGCCGCCGAAGACCGAGGAGCCGTTCTCCACGCCCCGCTCCTGGCACATGCTCTCCGACGCCCTGCACTCCTTCGGCCAGGGCCTCGACGAGGAGACCCTGAAGATCCTCGCCCACGGCACGCTCACCCCCACGCACGCGACCGCGTTCTGCGGGTACGTCAAGATCGTGCGCAGCCGCTTCGGCATCGAGGCCGTGCTGCGCGGTGACGCCCGCTGGCCGCACCGCGTCGAGGACCGCGACCTGCTGTACTACCTCGCCGAGTCGTTCCGCGAACGCCTGGTCAAGGAACTCCCCGCGAGCAAGGAGCACGTGTCCGCGAACGGCCGCCAGACCGCGTACCGCGCGAAGGCGCTGCTCGTCCAACTCGCCGAGATCTCCGTGGAGATCGCCCAGGAGGTCATCGCCTCCGACGCCGACGGCAACCCCGTCCTGCCGTCCTGGTTCCTCGTCGAGGCGGCCCGCGACATGCCGCGCCTGGTGGAGGCGCGCAAGTGA
- a CDS encoding alkaline phosphatase family protein, translated as MKSGGRWRRIASQIGRSSTVWAASTLTMLVLAGILPDFRLTSNDGESATRIAVTAGAGAGVFGVLSALVWPVLVRLLLLVPALVLGLLVFALNGSLLLVALRVNPSGQGAAAPETAVIVAAVMSAVASATGGALAVRDDDAYRRRLYRLADRRRGSGPASPQTPGTVFLQFDGVGHDLLHTAAHTGLMPTVARWLDGDTGTHRLTPWRTDWSSQTGASQLGILHGSNHDIPAFRWYEKDTREVMVCNRPTSAAELQRRAVERTRDSGLLSADGASRGNLFGGGADEQALVLSVAARRRRENRSRAGYFAYFSDPANAVRTVLSFVAEVGREIGQSTRARVRRKRPRVSRGGLYPMVRAFATVVERDVVVAAVMGDMLAGRTSVYADLVAYDEVAHHSGPLSRDAEKVLARLDRSLALVEKVAEHAPRPYRIVVLSDHGQSPGETFHARYGLTLGDLVRAGCGLPVPRRAERTHSGAEARAAVRAALRRPVEERGERHRPSRRSEPIVLASGNLGLISFPDVPHRMTKEEIDARHPALLTTLANHPGIGFLLVASAEHGGVVLGAYGAQIPVADLEDGKGPLAPFGPGAADAVRRTHGFPHTADVMVNSFHDPDDGEVLAFEEQIGSHGGLGGAQGKPFLLSPRALSEPVGDGEDLVGAEHVHQVLRRWLTEANGPQVPVEDPDEDRQAA; from the coding sequence GTGAAGAGCGGTGGGCGTTGGCGGCGGATCGCCAGTCAGATCGGGCGCAGCAGCACGGTATGGGCGGCGTCCACACTCACGATGCTCGTCCTCGCCGGCATCCTGCCCGACTTCCGGCTCACCTCGAACGACGGCGAGAGCGCCACCCGCATCGCCGTCACCGCCGGCGCCGGAGCGGGCGTGTTCGGCGTCCTGTCGGCCCTGGTGTGGCCCGTCCTCGTGCGCCTGCTGCTGCTCGTGCCCGCGCTCGTCCTCGGCCTGCTGGTGTTCGCGCTCAACGGCTCGCTGCTGCTCGTCGCGCTGCGCGTCAACCCCTCGGGACAGGGCGCCGCCGCCCCCGAGACGGCCGTGATCGTCGCCGCCGTCATGTCCGCCGTCGCCTCCGCGACCGGCGGCGCGCTCGCCGTCCGCGACGACGACGCCTACCGGCGCCGCCTCTACCGCCTCGCCGACCGCAGGCGAGGCAGCGGCCCCGCGAGCCCCCAGACGCCCGGGACGGTCTTCCTCCAGTTCGACGGCGTCGGCCACGACCTGCTGCACACCGCCGCCCACACGGGCCTCATGCCGACCGTCGCCCGCTGGCTCGACGGCGACACCGGCACACACCGCCTCACCCCCTGGCGCACCGACTGGTCCAGCCAGACCGGCGCCAGCCAGCTCGGCATCCTGCACGGCTCCAACCACGACATCCCCGCCTTCCGCTGGTACGAGAAGGACACCCGGGAGGTCATGGTCTGCAACCGGCCCACCAGCGCCGCCGAACTCCAGCGCCGCGCGGTCGAGCGCACCCGCGACAGCGGCCTGCTGTCCGCCGACGGCGCGAGCCGCGGCAACCTCTTCGGCGGCGGCGCCGACGAACAGGCCCTCGTGTTGTCCGTCGCCGCCCGCCGCAGGCGCGAGAACCGCTCCCGCGCGGGCTACTTCGCCTACTTCTCCGACCCCGCCAACGCGGTGCGCACCGTGCTGTCGTTCGTCGCCGAGGTCGGCCGCGAGATCGGCCAGTCCACCCGCGCGCGGGTCCGCCGCAAACGCCCGCGCGTGAGCCGGGGCGGCCTGTACCCGATGGTGCGCGCGTTCGCGACGGTCGTCGAACGGGACGTCGTCGTGGCCGCCGTCATGGGCGACATGCTCGCCGGGCGCACGTCCGTGTACGCCGACCTCGTCGCCTACGACGAGGTCGCCCACCACTCCGGGCCGCTCAGCCGCGACGCCGAGAAGGTCCTCGCCCGCCTCGACCGCTCCCTCGCGCTCGTCGAGAAGGTCGCCGAGCACGCGCCGCGCCCGTACCGGATCGTCGTCCTGTCCGACCACGGCCAGAGCCCCGGCGAGACCTTCCACGCCCGCTACGGACTCACCCTCGGCGACCTCGTGAGGGCCGGCTGCGGACTGCCCGTGCCGCGCCGCGCCGAGCGCACCCACAGCGGCGCGGAGGCGCGCGCCGCCGTCCGCGCGGCACTGCGTCGGCCCGTCGAGGAGCGCGGTGAACGGCACCGGCCCTCCAGGCGCTCCGAGCCGATCGTCCTCGCGTCGGGGAACCTCGGCCTGATCTCCTTCCCGGACGTCCCGCACCGCATGACCAAGGAGGAGATCGACGCCCGCCACCCCGCCCTCCTGACGACCCTCGCCAACCACCCCGGCATCGGCTTCCTCCTGGTCGCCAGCGCCGAGCACGGCGGGGTCGTCCTCGGCGCGTACGGCGCGCAGATCCCGGTCGCCGACCTGGAGGACGGCAAGGGCCCCCTCGCCCCCTTCGGGCCCGGCGCCGCCGACGCCGTCCGCCGCACGCACGGCTTCCCGCACACCGCCGACGTCATGGTCAACTCCTTCCACGACCCGGACGACGGCGAAGTCCTCGCCTTCGAGGAGCAGATCGGCTCCCACGGCGGCCTCGGCGGCGCCCAGGGCAAACCGTTCCTCCTCTCCCCCCGCGCGCTGTCCGAGCCGGTCGGCGACGGCGAGGACCTGGTCGGCGCGGAACACGTCCACCAGGTCCTGCGCCGCTGGCTCACCGAGGCGAACGGGCCGCAGGTGCCGGTGGAGGACCCGGACGAGGACCGGCAGGCGGCGTAG
- a CDS encoding MBL fold metallo-hydrolase has translation MPVEITWWGHATCTIEDANVRLLTDPLFARRLAHLRRRRGAVPPEDALRADLALVSHLHSDHLHIPSLARLAPGTRLLVPRGAPRAVPGLRRLAHLDVTEVEPGDETTVGHVRVRAVPARHDGRRLPVGPQRAPALGYVVEGEARTYFAGDTGLFESMAKEVGPVDVALLPVGGWGPYLGEGHLDAGRAAEALALLGPRSAVPVHYGTYWPIGLDAVRPHEFHAPGDEFVRLAAVRAPQVTVHKLLHGQSVRPEAAR, from the coding sequence GTGCCGGTGGAGATCACCTGGTGGGGCCACGCCACCTGCACGATCGAGGATGCGAACGTACGCCTGCTGACCGACCCCCTGTTCGCCCGCAGGCTGGCGCACCTGCGCAGGCGCCGGGGCGCGGTGCCGCCCGAGGACGCGCTCCGCGCCGACCTGGCGCTCGTCTCCCACCTGCACTCCGATCATCTGCACATTCCGTCGCTGGCGCGCCTCGCGCCGGGTACGCGCCTGCTGGTGCCCCGGGGCGCCCCGCGCGCCGTCCCGGGCCTGCGGCGCCTGGCCCACCTGGACGTCACGGAGGTGGAGCCGGGCGACGAGACGACCGTCGGGCACGTGCGCGTGCGGGCGGTTCCGGCGCGGCACGACGGGCGGCGCCTGCCGGTGGGCCCGCAGCGCGCGCCCGCGCTGGGGTATGTGGTGGAGGGCGAGGCGCGGACCTACTTCGCCGGGGACACCGGGCTGTTCGAGTCGATGGCCAAGGAGGTCGGTCCGGTCGACGTGGCGCTGCTGCCGGTGGGCGGCTGGGGCCCGTACCTCGGGGAGGGGCATCTGGACGCGGGGCGCGCGGCCGAAGCGCTCGCGCTCCTGGGGCCGCGCAGCGCGGTGCCGGTGCACTACGGCACGTACTGGCCGATCGGGTTGGACGCCGTGCGCCCCCATGAGTTCCATGCGCCGGGTGACGAGTTCGTGCGCCTGGCCGCCGTGCGCGCGCCCCAGGTGACCGTGCACAAACTGCTGCACGGCCAGAGTGTGCGTCCGGAGGCCGCCCGGTGA
- a CDS encoding DedA family protein, which produces MSWEWLAQSASTTPAESTQQAIGYPTLFLLVLLGALVPVVPTGALVSSAAVVAFHQTAPFALALVFVTASLAAFCGDAALYWLGRRGVGSKNGSRWLAAIRARAPEDRLEKAQERLAEHNVAVLVLSRLVPAGRIPVMLACILAGWPLRRFARGNLPACLAWAVTYQLIGILGGSLFPEPWEGIVAAIALTVAISAAPMLWRRVRGPSESEAH; this is translated from the coding sequence GTGAGCTGGGAGTGGCTGGCGCAGAGCGCGTCGACGACGCCCGCCGAGTCGACGCAGCAGGCAATCGGCTATCCGACGCTGTTCCTGCTGGTGCTGCTCGGTGCGCTGGTGCCGGTGGTGCCGACGGGCGCGCTGGTGAGTTCGGCGGCCGTGGTGGCGTTCCACCAGACGGCGCCGTTCGCGCTGGCGCTGGTGTTCGTGACGGCGTCCCTGGCGGCGTTCTGCGGGGACGCGGCGCTGTATTGGCTGGGGCGGCGCGGGGTGGGGTCGAAGAACGGGTCGCGCTGGCTGGCGGCGATCCGCGCGCGGGCGCCGGAGGACCGGCTGGAGAAGGCGCAGGAACGGCTCGCCGAGCACAACGTGGCCGTCCTGGTGCTGTCCCGGCTGGTGCCGGCGGGGCGGATCCCGGTCATGCTGGCCTGCATCCTGGCGGGCTGGCCGCTGCGCCGCTTCGCGCGCGGGAACCTGCCGGCCTGCCTCGCCTGGGCGGTGACCTACCAGCTGATCGGGATCCTGGGCGGTTCCCTCTTCCCCGAGCCCTGGGAGGGCATCGTCGCGGCGATCGCGCTGACCGTGGCGATCAGCGCGGCGCCGATGCTGTGGCGTCGGGTGCGGGGGCCTTCGGAGTCGGAGGCCCACTAG
- a CDS encoding MBL fold metallo-hydrolase, producing the protein MTQQSESAAATTTRDTGVPADPSSLAPPYPPLAEPRPLGERRVWPRAFHDRLTAPLPGLKAMARFAREGSVRPGREGLADVTRLPVTQGAPPRVDAGTVAVTWAGHASWIVSVGGLTVLTDPVWSRRILGTPARITPVGVPWETLPKVDAVVISHNHYDHLDWPTLRRLPRDTPVFVPAGLGAWFRRRRFARVTELDWWEAAELDGVRFDFVPAHHWSKRTLTDTCRSLWGGWVLTAPDGRRVYFAGDTGYGHWFTRIGQRYPGIDLALLPIGAYDPRWWLSDVHCDPEEAVRAAQDVGARRMAPMHWGTFVLSAEPVLEPLTRVRAAWEEAGLDRADLWDLPIGGSRTLA; encoded by the coding sequence ATGACGCAGCAGTCCGAGTCGGCAGCGGCCACGACCACGCGGGACACCGGTGTCCCGGCGGACCCCTCCTCCCTCGCGCCCCCGTACCCGCCGCTCGCCGAACCCCGCCCGCTGGGGGAGCGCCGGGTGTGGCCGCGGGCGTTCCACGACCGGCTGACCGCGCCGCTGCCCGGCCTCAAGGCGATGGCCCGCTTCGCCCGCGAGGGCTCGGTGCGCCCCGGCCGCGAGGGCCTGGCGGACGTCACCCGCCTCCCCGTCACCCAGGGCGCCCCGCCCCGCGTGGACGCCGGCACGGTCGCCGTCACCTGGGCGGGCCACGCCAGCTGGATCGTGAGCGTCGGCGGGCTCACCGTCCTGACCGACCCGGTGTGGTCGCGCCGCATCCTCGGCACGCCCGCGCGCATCACGCCCGTCGGCGTCCCCTGGGAGACGCTGCCGAAGGTCGACGCCGTCGTCATCAGCCACAACCACTACGACCACCTGGACTGGCCCACCCTGCGCAGGCTCCCGCGCGACACCCCCGTGTTCGTGCCGGCGGGCCTGGGTGCCTGGTTCCGGCGGCGGCGCTTCGCGCGCGTGACCGAACTCGACTGGTGGGAGGCCGCCGAACTGGACGGCGTGCGCTTCGACTTCGTCCCCGCCCACCACTGGTCCAAGCGCACCCTGACCGACACCTGCCGGTCCCTGTGGGGCGGCTGGGTCCTCACCGCGCCCGACGGACGGCGCGTCTACTTCGCCGGGGACACCGGCTACGGCCACTGGTTCACCCGCATCGGCCAGCGCTACCCCGGCATCGACCTCGCCCTGCTGCCCATCGGCGCCTACGACCCCCGCTGGTGGCTCAGCGACGTCCACTGCGACCCCGAGGAGGCCGTGCGCGCCGCGCAGGACGTCGGCGCGCGCAGGATGGCGCCCATGCACTGGGGGACGTTCGTGCTCTCCGCCGAACCCGTCCTGGAACCCCTGACACGCGTGCGCGCCGCCTGGGAAGAGGCGGGACTGGACCGCGCGGACCTGTGGGACCTGCCGATCGGAGGGTCGAGAACCCTGGCATGA
- a CDS encoding aminotransferase class I/II-fold pyridoxal phosphate-dependent enzyme, with protein MDGGHGTVRYGPPLPSDGVPVLPLLVEAVVSAAGRAESEPVGGGAGLLEGARGYWGRRGIGGGEVVGAPGAPALLLALTAALGGDVLVPRPCAAWWAPYARLLGRPVFHVATPAECGGVPDPYALLETVRRVREEGGEPKLLVLSVADDPTATVAPPEAVHEAVEAAEGAGLLLVSDETWRDTVHAPHDTVLVSPAEMLPEQVIAVSDLAGALLPAGWPAAIARFPGTPAGNGLHARVLDVLTALGARVATPVAAAAARALAEPPEVTARVADVARLHARVADAVHRTVVAAGALARPPRAGRHVYVDLGPLRPALAARGVGDAQELEDHLTARLGMPAPGGHRFGDDLGALRVRLSTGALLGAADDERAECLTSPSPLELPHVHRALTLVRSVFDGLRDDAQRWEPR; from the coding sequence GTGGACGGTGGGCACGGGACCGTCCGGTACGGGCCGCCGTTGCCGTCCGACGGGGTTCCGGTGTTGCCGCTGCTCGTGGAGGCGGTGGTGTCGGCGGCGGGGCGGGCGGAGAGCGAGCCGGTGGGTGGGGGTGCCGGGCTGTTGGAGGGGGCGCGCGGGTACTGGGGGCGGCGTGGGATCGGGGGAGGGGAGGTGGTGGGCGCGCCGGGGGCGCCCGCGCTGCTGCTGGCGCTGACCGCCGCGCTGGGCGGGGACGTCCTGGTGCCGCGGCCCTGCGCGGCCTGGTGGGCGCCGTACGCGCGGCTGCTGGGGCGGCCGGTGTTCCACGTGGCCACGCCCGCCGAGTGCGGGGGCGTGCCGGACCCGTACGCGTTGCTGGAGACCGTGCGCCGGGTGCGCGAGGAGGGCGGGGAGCCGAAGCTGCTGGTGCTGTCCGTCGCCGACGACCCCACGGCGACGGTCGCGCCTCCGGAGGCCGTCCACGAGGCGGTGGAGGCCGCCGAGGGGGCCGGGCTGCTGCTGGTCAGCGACGAGACCTGGCGGGACACCGTGCACGCCCCGCACGACACCGTCCTCGTCAGCCCCGCCGAGATGCTGCCCGAACAGGTCATCGCCGTGAGCGACCTCGCGGGCGCGCTGCTGCCGGCCGGCTGGCCCGCCGCGATCGCGAGGTTCCCCGGCACGCCCGCCGGCAACGGCCTCCACGCACGCGTGCTGGACGTCCTCACCGCGCTCGGCGCCCGCGTCGCGACCCCGGTCGCCGCGGCGGCGGCCCGCGCGCTGGCGGAACCCCCGGAGGTCACCGCGCGCGTGGCGGACGTCGCACGGCTGCACGCACGCGTGGCGGACGCCGTGCACCGCACCGTCGTCGCGGCGGGCGCCCTGGCCCGGCCCCCGCGCGCGGGACGGCACGTCTACGTCGATCTGGGCCCCTTGCGCCCCGCGCTCGCCGCGCGCGGTGTCGGCGACGCCCAGGAACTGGAGGACCACCTCACCGCCCGGCTCGGGATGCCCGCGCCGGGCGGACACCGGTTCGGCGACGACCTGGGCGCACTGCGCGTACGCCTGTCCACGGGCGCGCTCCTGGGCGCGGCGGACGACGAACGGGCGGAATGCCTCACGTCACCCTCGCCGTTGGAACTGCCACACGTGCACCGTGCGTTGACCCTCGTGAGGTCGGTGTTCGACGGCCTCCGTGACGACGCTCAGCGATGGGAGCCTCGATGA
- a CDS encoding RNA polymerase sigma factor SigF — translation MRTTASVTHHPHDDAPDTAEAFRRLADLPEGPDHDTLRGEIVEAWLPMADRLAGRFRSRGESLEDLRQVAALGLVKAVDRYDPDRGNAFESYAVPTVTGEIKRHFRDHLWTLHVPRRVQDLRNRVRFACQDLTQGSAGQQRPSVAEIAERAQLSEEDVRAGLEALDSFTALSLDAELPGGEDGYSLGDVLGAPDPALDTVVDREAVRGRLAALPERERAILYMRFFGDMTQSRIAEQLGISQMHVSRLISRCCERVREQVLQDAA, via the coding sequence ATGCGAACCACAGCGAGCGTGACGCACCACCCGCACGACGACGCCCCCGACACCGCCGAGGCGTTCCGCCGCCTCGCCGACCTGCCGGAGGGCCCCGACCACGACACCCTGCGCGGCGAGATCGTCGAGGCGTGGCTGCCCATGGCGGACCGCCTCGCCGGCCGGTTCCGCAGCCGCGGCGAGAGCCTGGAGGACCTGCGCCAGGTCGCCGCGCTCGGCCTGGTCAAGGCCGTCGACCGCTACGACCCCGACCGGGGCAACGCGTTCGAGAGCTACGCCGTACCGACCGTCACGGGGGAGATCAAACGGCACTTCCGTGACCACCTGTGGACCCTGCACGTGCCGCGCCGGGTGCAGGACCTGCGCAACCGGGTCCGCTTCGCCTGCCAGGACCTCACCCAGGGTAGCGCCGGGCAGCAGCGGCCGAGCGTCGCCGAGATCGCCGAGCGCGCGCAGCTCAGCGAGGAGGACGTGCGCGCGGGCCTGGAAGCGCTCGACAGCTTCACCGCCCTCTCGCTCGACGCCGAGCTGCCCGGCGGCGAGGACGGGTACTCCCTCGGCGACGTCCTCGGGGCACCCGACCCCGCGCTCGACACCGTCGTCGACCGCGAGGCCGTCCGGGGGCGGCTCGCGGCGCTGCCCGAGCGGGAGCGGGCGATCCTCTACATGCGGTTCTTCGGCGACATGACGCAGAGCCGGATCGCCGAACAGCTCGGGATCTCCCAGATGCACGTCTCCCGGCTGATCAGCCGCTGCTGCGAGCGGGTGCGGGAGCAGGTCCTCCAGGACGCCGCCTGA
- a CDS encoding ABC-F family ATP-binding cassette domain-containing protein, translating into MGHLEAAHLEYYLPDGRALLGDVSFRVGEGAVVALVGPNGAGKTTLLRLISGELKPHGGTVTVSGGLGVMRQFVGSVRDDTTVRDLLVSVAPPEIRKAAGAVDRAEHALMTVDDEAAQLQYAQALADWAEVRGYEAETLWDMCTTAALGMPYERAQWRKVGTLSGGEQKRLVLEALLRGGDEVLLLDEPDNYLDVPGKRWLEERLKETRKTVLFVSHDRELLARAAEKIVSVEPGPAGADAWVHGGGFGTYHEARRERFARFEELRRRWDEKHAQLKKLVLTLRQAAAVSHEMSSRYQAAQTRLRKFEEAGPPPEPPREQDIRMRLKGGRTGVRAVTCKGLELTGLMKPFDLEVFYGERVAVLGSNGSGKSHFLRLLAGEDVAHTGEWKLGARVVPGHFAQTHAHPELLGRDLLDILWTEHSQDRGAAMSRLRRYELTQQAEQTFDRLSGGQQARFQILLLELQGTTALLLDEPTDNLDLESAEALQEGLEAFDGTVLTVTHDRWFARSFDRYLVFGSDGKVRETAEPVWDERRVERAR; encoded by the coding sequence ATGGGACATCTGGAAGCCGCGCACCTCGAGTACTACCTCCCCGACGGGAGGGCGTTGCTCGGCGACGTTTCCTTCCGGGTGGGAGAGGGGGCGGTCGTCGCCCTCGTCGGCCCCAACGGGGCGGGCAAGACGACCCTGCTGCGGCTGATCTCCGGCGAACTCAAACCGCACGGCGGCACCGTCACCGTCAGCGGCGGGCTCGGCGTCATGCGCCAGTTCGTGGGCTCCGTCCGCGACGACACGACCGTCCGCGACCTGCTCGTCTCCGTCGCCCCGCCGGAGATCCGTAAGGCCGCCGGCGCCGTCGACCGCGCCGAGCACGCGCTGATGACCGTGGACGACGAGGCCGCCCAGCTCCAGTACGCGCAGGCCCTCGCCGACTGGGCCGAGGTGCGCGGGTACGAGGCCGAGACGCTGTGGGACATGTGCACGACGGCCGCGCTCGGCATGCCGTACGAGCGGGCGCAGTGGCGCAAGGTGGGCACCCTCTCCGGGGGCGAGCAGAAGCGGCTGGTGCTGGAGGCGCTGCTGCGCGGGGGCGACGAGGTGCTGCTCCTCGACGAACCCGACAACTACCTCGACGTGCCCGGCAAGAGGTGGCTGGAGGAACGGCTCAAGGAGACCCGCAAGACCGTCCTGTTCGTCTCCCACGACCGTGAACTCCTCGCCCGCGCCGCCGAGAAGATCGTCTCCGTGGAGCCCGGACCGGCCGGCGCCGACGCGTGGGTGCACGGCGGCGGGTTCGGGACCTACCACGAGGCGCGGCGTGAACGCTTCGCCCGCTTCGAGGAGTTGCGCAGGCGCTGGGACGAGAAGCACGCGCAGCTCAAGAAGCTGGTGCTGACACTCCGTCAGGCGGCTGCCGTCAGCCACGAGATGTCGTCCCGCTACCAGGCCGCGCAGACCCGGCTGCGCAAGTTCGAGGAGGCCGGGCCGCCGCCGGAGCCGCCCCGCGAGCAGGACATCAGGATGCGGCTCAAGGGCGGGCGCACCGGCGTAAGGGCCGTCACCTGCAAGGGACTTGAGCTGACCGGGCTCATGAAACCGTTCGACCTGGAGGTCTTCTACGGCGAGCGCGTCGCCGTCCTCGGCTCCAACGGGTCAGGGAAATCGCACTTCTTGAGGCTCCTCGCCGGGGAGGACGTCGCGCACACCGGCGAGTGGAAGCTCGGCGCGCGCGTCGTGCCGGGGCACTTCGCGCAGACCCACGCCCACCCCGAACTCCTCGGCCGCGACCTGCTCGACATCCTGTGGACCGAGCACTCCCAGGACCGGGGCGCCGCCATGTCCCGGCTGCGACGCTACGAGTTGACCCAGCAGGCCGAGCAGACCTTCGACCGGCTCTCCGGCGGCCAGCAGGCCCGCTTCCAGATCCTCCTCCTCGAACTCCAGGGCACCACCGCCCTGTTGCTCGACGAGCCGACCGACAACCTCGACCTGGAGTCGGCGGAGGCGCTGCAGGAAGGGCTCGAAGCGTTCGACGGGACCGTCCTCACGGTCACCCACGACCGGTGGTTCGCGCGCTCCTTCGACCGGTACCTGGTGTTCGGCAGCGACGGGAAGGTCCGGGAGACGGCGGAGCCGGTGTGGGACGAGCGGAGGGTGGAGCGGGCGCGGTAG